One window of Nicotiana tomentosiformis chromosome 11, ASM39032v3, whole genome shotgun sequence genomic DNA carries:
- the LOC104087639 gene encoding LOW QUALITY PROTEIN: G-type lectin S-receptor-like serine/threonine-protein kinase LECRK2 (The sequence of the model RefSeq protein was modified relative to this genomic sequence to represent the inferred CDS: inserted 1 base in 1 codon; substituted 3 bases at 3 genomic stop codons) — LYCYVSTGRFNLHMFDNRNLVLATQSVPSNLDYDDEYYKSLTSDEANVTNSGDKLVFDENGMMYVLKRNNQRQYLTPRSIPTASGNYHRVTLNFNGVLTHYYHSRSSNSSGWNILWSQPDNICVSIYRDKGTGACGXNNVCSLDTNNMSVCNCPQGYSLLYPNDVYGDCKQDFIQSCDEIGRGSPEDVYNTVTVRDIAWPTSDFQKISPSTEQDCQRACLNDCFCAVAIYKGISCXKKKLPMSNGRIDVSLKSKGFIKVRKDGVPPLSHGLPNPDSRQSKNWRNWAVVXFTLLGSSVLVNVLFIGVFCWGFFHIYKKKAKALHPTSHVGDSICHSFTYKXLVEATKDFKEELGRGAFGIVYKGVVPIGSRNVVAIKKLDRVAHEEEKEKEFIAEVNVISQTHHKSFVRLLGYCDEGSHRLLVYEYMSNGTLASFIFGDPKPTWSQRTNVAMGIARGLAYLHEECSTQIIHCDIKPQNILLDDYYVARISDFGLSKLLMINQSRTLTNIRGTRGYVALEWFRNSHVIPSMPSGLSLSHKACLVRFTSPV; from the exons ttatattgttatgTCTCGACAGGTAGGTTTAATCTTCACATGTTTGATAATAGGAATTTGGTGCTTGCTACACAAAGTGTGCCTTCCAATTTAGATTATGATGATGAGTACTATAAAAGTCTAACTTCTGATGAGGCGAATGTAACCAATTCTGGTGATAAATTAGTTTTTGATGAGAATGGAATGATGTATGTGTTGAAGAGAAACAATCAAAGGCAATATCTTACTCCGCGATCCATTCCTACAGCTTCGGGAAATTATCATCGCGTGACACTTAACTTCAATGGAGTTCTCACTCATTATTATCATTCAAGGAGTTCTAATAGCAGTGGCTGGAATATTCTGTGGTCTCAGCCTGATAATATATGTGTCAGCATTTACAGAGACAAAGGAACTGGGGCTTGTGGGTAGAATAATGTATGCAGTCTTGATACAAACAACATGTCAGTTTGTAATTGTCCACAAGGATATTCACTGCTTTATCCAAATGATGTTTATGGAGATTGCAAGCAAGATTTTATTCAAAGTTGTGATGAAATTGGGAGGGGTTCACCTGAAGATGTTTACAATACTGTCACGGTTCGTGATATTGCTTGGCCAACCTCTGACTTTCAGAAGATTAGCCCTTCTACTGAACAAGACTGCCAAAGGGCTTGTCTGAATGATTGCTTTTGTGCTGTTGCCATTTATAAAGGCATTAGCTGCTAGAAAAAGAAGCTGCCAATGTCGAATGGAAGAATAGACGTCAGTTTGAAATCAAAAGGTTTTATCAAAGTCAGAAAAGATGGTGTTCCTCCTCTAAGCCATGGCCTTCCAAATCCAGATTCTCGTCAAAGCAAGAATTGGCGAAATTGGGCAGTTGTGTAGTTCACGCTCTTAGGTAGCTCTGTGTTGGTGAATGTTCTCTTCATTGGTGTATTTTGTTGGGGATTCTTCCACATTTACAAAAAGAAAGCAAAGGCATTACACCCTACTAGTCATGTGGGAGACTCGATTTGTCATAGTTTTACCTACA AACTTGTAGAAGCCACAAAAGACTTCAAGGAAGAGCTAGGCAGGGGTGCCTTCGGGATTGTCTATAAAGGAGTAGTGCCTATCGGTTCAAGAAACGTAGTCGCTATAAAGAAGCTGGATAGAGTTGCAcatgaagaagaaaaggaaaaggaattCATAGCTGAAGTAAATGTGATTAGTCAGACTCATCACAAAAGTTTTGTCCGTCTACTTGGATATTGTGACGAGGGATCTCATCGTTTGTTGGTCTATGAGTATATGAGTAATGGCACTCTTGCAAGTTTCATTTTTGGTGATCCAAAACCTACTTGGAGCCAAAGGACAAATGTTGCAATGGGGATCGCAAGAGGACTTGCATACCTCCACGAAGAGTGCAGTACGCAGATTATCCATTGTGACATAAAGCCTCAAAACATTCTTCTAGATGATTATTATGTTGCTCGAATATCAGATTTTGGATTGTCTAAACTTCTGATGATTAACCAGAGCCGAACGCTTACTAACATTAGAGGAACAAGAGGTTATGTTGCTTTAGAATGGTTCAGGAATAGTCACGTCATACCCTCAATGCCTTCTGGGTTGAGCCTGTCGCACAAGGCTTGCCTAGTGCGATTTACATCCCCTGTGTGa